A genomic region of Oryza glaberrima chromosome 1, OglaRS2, whole genome shotgun sequence contains the following coding sequences:
- the LOC127771122 gene encoding EP1-like glycoprotein 2: MHAHARKTPIQPRGTQSKAIKKRSDSPPPRQLAPHTTTIKLLAFLPTMRHAALLGVGFALCLLRAQAQPYDYPTAKPSTTWANTDAALRHHVAYTDGSVARAALLRLNPARLGPSFAFGFFCTNHRAGAPCADFLLGVAVVYCNSGAGITAVTTGIPQVVWSANRAVPVGDGATAELTADGDLVLRSPGGKVLWSAGAAGRGVSGMSINSDGNLVLFDGSNRTVWQSFDHPTDTLVVGQSLKQGARLTANASFDNSSEGRIYLAVADDGLAAYVDAKPPQRYYVLGYSKNAGAYAAYTNGSLAVLDRPGGQQLATVQLPAVAAGTVQYMRLEHDGHLRLYEWRSNGMRWEAAGDVLHPYPGDCAYPTVCGAYGVCTDMQCSCPDAANFRAVDFRRPNRGCVPTSPPAPPATCRSRRARHRLVSLRDTAYFNSHDTSMRTLERVGEAACKAACLGDCACMAAQFVYGFDPNDGFCYLQSEVLSLETMQPEVFHYNSSMHIKIAQGRLPRRF, encoded by the coding sequence ATGCATGCCCATGCAAGGAAAACGCCCATCCAACCACGGGGCACGCAATCCAAAGCTATAAAAAAACGTTCCGACTCGCCTCCACCACGACAACTCGCACcacacaccaccaccatcaAACTCCTTGCATTTCTACCAACGATGCGGCACGCGGCGCTGCTCGGCGTGGGCTTCGCGCTCTGCCTCCTCCGCGCGCAGGCGCAGCCGTACGACTACCCGACGGCGAAGCCGTCCACGACGTGGGCGAACACCGACGCCGCGCTGCGCCACCACGTCGCCTACACCGACGGCTCCGTGGCGCGCGCCGCGCTGCTGCGCCTCAACCCGGCGCGCCTCGGCCCCTCCTTCGCCTTCGGCTTCTTCTGCACCAACCACCGTGCCGGGGCGCCGTGCGCCGActtcctcctcggcgtcgccgtcgtgtaCTGCAACAGCGGCGCCGGGATCACCGCGGTCACCACCGGCATCCCGCAGGTGGTGTGGTCGGCCAACCGCGCCGTCCCCGTCGGGGACGGCGCCACCGCGGAGCTCACGGCGGACGGCGACCTGGTCCTGAGATCGCCCGGCGGCAAGGTGCTATGgtcggccggcgcggcggggcgcggcgtCTCCGGGATGAGCATCAACAGCGACGGCAACCTGGTGCTGTTCGACGGAAGCAACCGGACGGTGTGGCAGTCGTTCGACCACCCAACCGACACGCTCGTCGTCGGGCAGTCGCTGAAGCAGGGCGCACGGCTCACCGCCAACGCGTCGTTTGACAACTCGTCGGAGGGCAGGATatacctcgccgtcgccgacgacggcctcgCCGCCTACGTCGACGCCAAGCCGCCACAGCGCTACTACGTCCTTGGCTACAGCAAGAACGCCGGCGCCTACGCGGCGTACACCAACGGCAGCCTCGCCGTGCTCGACCGCCCCGGCGGCCAGCAGCTGGCCACCGTCCagctccccgccgtcgccgccggcacgGTGCAGTACATGCGGCTGGAGCACGACGGCCACCTCCGCCTCTACGAGTGGCGCTCGAACGGGATGAGATgggaggccgccggcgacgtgctcCACCCCTACCCCGGCGACTGCGCGTACCCGACGGTGTGCGGCGCGTACGGCGTGTGCACGGACATGCAGTGCAGCTGCCCCGACGCCGCCAACTTCCGGGCGGTGGACTTCCGGCGGCCGAACCGCGGCTGCGtcccgacgtcgccgccggcgccgccggcgacatgcCGTTCCCGGCGCGCGCGGCACCGGCTGGTGTCGCTGCGCGACACGGCCTACTTCAACAGCCACGACACCAGCATGCGGACGCTGGAGAGGGTGGGCGAGGCGGCGTGCAAGGCGGCGTGCTTGGGCGACTGCGCGTGCATGGCGGCGCAGTTCGTGTACGGATTCGACCCCAACGACGGCTTCTGCTACCTGCAGTCGGAGGTGTTGTCGCTGGAGACGATGCAGCCGGAGGTGTTTCACTACAACTCCTCCATGCATATCAAGATTGCCCAGGGCAGGTTGCCAAGACGATTCTGA